The sequence GAGGTGTGCGGCGACTTCTTAGGTGCCCCTGTCTCCAGGATCACGGCATAATCCATCCGGATGGGAAACACGTTCGGCCGACTGTTCCGCGTCACGACGTTCGGGGAAAGCCACGGGCCCGCCGTCGGATGCGTCCTCGACGGGTGCCCCTCCCGGCTGTCGGTCACGGTCGACGACGTCCAACGCGACCTGGACCGGAGACGCCCTGGCCAGTCGAAACTGACGACCCAACGGAAAGAAGGCGACCGGGTCGAAATCTTGAGCGGGCTGTGCGACGGACAGACGTTAGGAACGCCGATCGCCATGCTCGTCCGGAACGAAGACGCCCGTTCGCGCGACTATGACGAACTGTCTGAAAAGTACAGACCTAGCCATGCAGATTATACATATCAACAGAAGTACGGAATCCGCGCGTGGCAAGGCGGCGGCCGGTCCTCGGCGCGGGAGACCGTCGGAAGGGTCGCTGCCGGCACGTTTGCGAAGAAGCTCCTCGTCCACTTGAACGAGGTCGAAGTCGTGGCGTGGGTCGATCGCGTTGCCGACATCGGCTCCGAGGTCGACTCCGGAACGGTCTCCGTGACGGACGTCGACGCCGTCCCTGTCCGCTGTCCGGACAAAGTTGCGGCCGAAAAGATGACGGAGAGGATCGAGTCCGTTCGGAAGGAAGGCGATTCGGTCGGTGGCGTCGTGGCCTGCGTCGTGCGCAACGTCCCGACAGGCTGGGGCGTTCCGGTCTTCGACAGGCTCGAAGCCGATCTGGCGAAAGCGCTCCTGTCCCTTCCGGCGAGCAAGGGATTCGAAATCGGTTCGGGCTTCGCAGGCACGGCCCTTCGCGGCTCCGAACATAACGATGCGTTCAGAGCGGACGATGCCGGCCGAGTGTCGACTCCGACGAACCGGAGCGGCGGCGTGCAAGGGGGGATCAGCAACGGCATGCCAATCCTCTTGCGGGTCGCGTTCAAGCCCGTCGCGACGATCATGCGCGAGCAGGACACGGTGACTGTGGCTCACGAGAACACGACGATCACGGGCCGGG is a genomic window of Armatimonadota bacterium containing:
- the aroC gene encoding chorismate synthase gives rise to the protein MGNTFGRLFRVTTFGESHGPAVGCVLDGCPSRLSVTVDDVQRDLDRRRPGQSKLTTQRKEGDRVEILSGLCDGQTLGTPIAMLVRNEDARSRDYDELSEKYRPSHADYTYQQKYGIRAWQGGGRSSARETVGRVAAGTFAKKLLVHLNEVEVVAWVDRVADIGSEVDSGTVSVTDVDAVPVRCPDKVAAEKMTERIESVRKEGDSVGGVVACVVRNVPTGWGVPVFDRLEADLAKALLSLPASKGFEIGSGFAGTALRGSEHNDAFRADDAGRVSTPTNRSGGVQGGISNGMPILLRVAFKPVATIMREQDTVTVAHENTTITGRGRHDACVLPRAVPMVEAMVALVLADHALLHRSSRLD